Proteins encoded by one window of Brevibacterium atlanticum:
- a CDS encoding DUF1801 domain-containing protein, producing MRSSGDVIGEDPVLWGPSIVGYGRYRYRSPVNQRTKGEWPKTGFSPRKTQLSLYGLKDLSESAQLLSQLGRYTEGAGCVYVRRLENIDEAVLRRLIGMAAARPDDPDRPD from the coding sequence ATGCGATCTTCCGGAGACGTCATCGGGGAAGATCCCGTGCTGTGGGGCCCGTCGATCGTGGGTTATGGGCGCTATCGCTATCGGTCTCCTGTGAATCAGCGCACCAAAGGCGAATGGCCGAAGACCGGATTCTCGCCGCGAAAGACCCAGCTCTCCCTGTACGGACTCAAGGACCTGTCTGAAAGCGCACAGTTGCTGTCCCAGCTCGGGCGGTACACCGAGGGTGCCGGTTGCGTGTACGTGCGCAGACTGGAGAATATCGACGAGGCGGTGCTGCGCAGGCTGATCGGCATGGCCGCAGCAAGGCCAGATGATCCCGATCGACCGGACTGA
- a CDS encoding acyl carrier protein translates to MAFTEAEVLAGLAEIVNEETGLAVEAVEANKSFTDDLDIDSISMMTIVVNAEKKFGVKIPDDDVKDLVTVQDAVDYINKAQEA, encoded by the coding sequence ATGGCATTCACCGAAGCTGAAGTCCTCGCTGGGCTCGCAGAGATCGTCAACGAAGAGACCGGCCTGGCTGTCGAGGCAGTCGAAGCCAACAAATCGTTCACCGACGACCTCGACATCGACTCCATCTCGATGATGACCATCGTCGTCAACGCTGAGAAGAAGTTCGGAGTCAAGATCCCCGATGACGACGTCAAGGACCTCGTCACCGTTCAGGACGCTGTTGACTACATCAACAAGGCTCAGGAAGCCTGA
- a CDS encoding MerR family transcriptional regulator, translating into MDWSIQETARLTGTTSRTLRHYDAIGLLPATYIADNGYRCYDEAALVRLQRIMLLKELGLPLARIAEVLDHSEDPIAALEHHVLSLARERERIDRQIAAVTATITRLKAGEPLMAEEMFDGFDHREHEREVTERWGAEAYRRSDVWWSGLSNEQKTDWKARIEALSRDWIAAAEAGADPESDRCQDLARRHIEWLKAVPGTPAHDPEGDLAGYVRGLGQMYVDDPRFAANYGGSSGAELVRDALDHYLETHRV; encoded by the coding sequence ATGGACTGGTCCATTCAGGAAACAGCACGGTTGACGGGAACGACGAGCCGAACACTGCGCCACTACGATGCGATCGGCCTGTTGCCGGCGACGTACATCGCCGACAACGGCTATCGCTGCTACGACGAGGCTGCTCTGGTGCGTCTGCAGCGCATCATGCTCCTCAAGGAGCTGGGTCTGCCGTTGGCGCGGATCGCTGAGGTGCTCGATCACAGCGAGGATCCCATCGCAGCGCTCGAGCACCATGTGCTCTCACTCGCACGCGAACGAGAGCGCATCGACCGGCAGATCGCCGCCGTCACCGCGACCATCACACGATTGAAAGCAGGTGAGCCGCTCATGGCGGAAGAGATGTTCGATGGGTTCGACCATCGAGAACACGAACGGGAAGTGACCGAAAGGTGGGGCGCCGAGGCGTATCGGCGCTCCGATGTGTGGTGGTCAGGACTGAGCAACGAGCAGAAGACGGACTGGAAGGCCCGAATCGAGGCTCTGTCGCGGGATTGGATTGCCGCCGCCGAGGCGGGGGCCGACCCCGAATCTGACCGATGCCAGGACCTGGCCCGACGCCATATCGAATGGCTGAAAGCCGTACCGGGCACTCCGGCGCATGACCCCGAGGGCGATCTCGCCGGCTATGTCCGCGGTCTCGGTCAGATGTACGTCGATGATCCCCGGTTCGCGGCGAACTACGGCGGAAGCTCCGGAGCCGAACTGGTCAGGGACGCCCTCGACCACTACCTCGAGACCCATCGGGTCTGA
- a CDS encoding ACP S-malonyltransferase encodes MLAITCPGQGAQKSGFLSSFLELETFSAQIDELQAASGIDLRLHGTESDDETIKDTALAQPLLVASAIACAAELGVTPAVVAGHSVGEIAAAQLAGIFTSADAMSFVSVRANGMASAAAATPTGMSAVVGGVPEDVLAAIEAAGASPANVNGGGQTVAAGSREALDALAENPPERARVIPLPVAGAFHTEYMAPATEALDATASELEISDPQVRILTNSDGSAVAGGRDYVDLLVKQVTNPVRWDLCQESLLAEGVTGMIELVPGGTLTGIARRAMKGVETFAIKSAADLDGAREFAAAHA; translated from the coding sequence GTGCTAGCAATCACCTGCCCGGGCCAGGGCGCCCAGAAATCCGGATTCTTGAGCTCCTTCCTCGAACTCGAGACCTTCTCCGCCCAGATCGACGAACTCCAGGCCGCCTCGGGGATCGATCTGCGTCTGCACGGAACGGAATCCGATGACGAGACGATCAAGGACACCGCGCTGGCTCAGCCTCTCCTCGTCGCCTCGGCGATCGCGTGCGCCGCGGAACTCGGCGTGACGCCCGCCGTCGTCGCCGGACATTCGGTCGGCGAGATCGCCGCAGCGCAGCTCGCCGGAATCTTCACCTCGGCCGATGCCATGTCCTTCGTGTCGGTGCGTGCGAACGGAATGGCCTCGGCCGCCGCTGCCACCCCCACCGGCATGTCCGCCGTCGTCGGCGGAGTGCCCGAGGATGTGCTCGCCGCCATCGAGGCCGCCGGCGCCAGCCCCGCCAACGTCAACGGCGGCGGGCAGACCGTCGCCGCCGGTTCCCGCGAAGCCCTGGATGCGCTGGCGGAGAACCCACCGGAACGAGCACGAGTCATCCCGCTGCCCGTCGCCGGTGCCTTCCACACCGAGTACATGGCTCCGGCCACCGAGGCACTCGACGCCACCGCCTCGGAGCTCGAGATCTCCGACCCGCAGGTGCGCATCCTCACCAACTCGGACGGTTCGGCCGTGGCCGGCGGCCGCGACTACGTCGATCTGCTCGTCAAGCAGGTCACCAACCCCGTGCGCTGGGACCTGTGCCAGGAGTCCCTCCTGGCCGAGGGAGTGACCGGGATGATCGAGCTCGTTCCCGGCGGCACACTCACCGGAATCGCTCGCCGCGCCATGAAGGGCGTGGAGACATTCGCCATCAAATCAGCCGCCGACCTCGACGGCGCGCGTGAGTTCGCGGCAGCACACGCCTGA
- a CDS encoding redoxin domain-containing protein, with product MILRPGDRAPDLSLPDQHGSVITLAEATERCALVLAFVPFAFSPICGDELAALDRWQSRMREAGHAVNVLVVSVDSKYTLAAWSQQTGTAVLLGSDFWPHGATARAFGVFDSDHGVAERGVFVLSPTGTIVTGRQVARTETRNFSADFDAALSSL from the coding sequence ATGATTCTGCGGCCCGGTGACAGGGCCCCGGATCTCTCACTTCCCGATCAGCACGGATCGGTCATCACCCTCGCCGAGGCGACCGAACGTTGCGCACTCGTGCTCGCATTCGTTCCGTTCGCCTTCTCGCCGATCTGCGGCGACGAACTCGCCGCCCTCGACAGGTGGCAGTCACGGATGCGAGAAGCGGGACATGCTGTCAACGTCCTCGTCGTCTCCGTGGATTCGAAGTACACGCTTGCGGCATGGTCGCAGCAGACGGGGACCGCAGTCCTCCTGGGGTCGGACTTCTGGCCGCACGGTGCGACCGCCCGAGCATTCGGCGTCTTCGACTCGGATCACGGGGTGGCCGAACGCGGAGTCTTCGTCCTCTCTCCGACAGGTACGATCGTGACTGGCAGGCAGGTCGCCCGCACCGAGACTCGGAACTTCTCCGCAGACTTCGACGCGGCACTCTCCAGCCTCTGA
- a CDS encoding HIT family protein: MATLFTKIIDGEIPGTFVHQDEKCVAFLDVAPMTEGHVMVVPREEISHWIDADQDLLDHLMAVAKRIGEAQKNAFDCERIGLLVVGYEVPHLHIHVLPTNSMDDFDINDRAPMQTPEQLEVPAEKIRQSLTELS, from the coding sequence ATGGCTACGCTGTTCACGAAGATCATCGACGGCGAGATCCCCGGCACCTTCGTCCACCAGGACGAGAAGTGCGTCGCCTTCCTCGACGTCGCTCCCATGACCGAAGGCCACGTCATGGTCGTCCCGCGCGAGGAGATCTCGCACTGGATCGATGCCGACCAGGATCTGCTCGACCATCTCATGGCCGTGGCGAAGAGGATCGGCGAGGCGCAGAAGAACGCCTTCGACTGCGAGAGGATCGGACTGCTCGTCGTCGGCTACGAGGTCCCACACCTGCACATCCACGTGCTGCCGACGAATTCGATGGATGATTTCGACATCAATGATCGCGCCCCGATGCAGACCCCGGAGCAGCTGGAAGTGCCTGCTGAGAAGATCCGGCAGTCACTGACCGAGCTGTCCTGA
- a CDS encoding PucR family transcriptional regulator: MMSDSETLRRRAETARRLRAGVGVLSSVTLQRLETQLPWYRTMSSSDRSWVGVLAQSGISSFIDWYRKPDTNLRVVSDIFKNAPRDLIRAISLQQTLQLLKTVVEVVEERVPDIARPAEQSALREAVLIYSREVAFAAADVYARAAEARGSWDARLEAMVIDALVRGDSVDELASRTAAFGWQSDGPVCVIVGRAPQRSAKKGLESVRRKCRRWADDALVGIHDNRLLIVLGGVTELDAAVEDLSDCFGPSEVIVGPTVPALAEAATSAKAAIRALKAATARPDSPRPVKADDLLPERALSGDAMALHELIARYYEPLTSGTGQLLKTVSAYVEFGASLEATAKALSVHPNTVRYRLRKITDAIGLDPTTSRDAFVIHIALVYGRLSEDGLLSNTDKTP, translated from the coding sequence ATGATGTCCGATTCCGAGACCCTGCGCCGTCGCGCCGAAACCGCCCGCCGACTGCGTGCCGGAGTGGGAGTCCTGTCCTCGGTGACCCTGCAGCGACTCGAGACGCAGCTGCCCTGGTACCGCACGATGTCCTCATCCGACCGCTCATGGGTGGGAGTGCTCGCCCAGTCGGGAATCTCCTCCTTCATCGACTGGTACCGCAAACCCGATACGAACCTGCGCGTGGTCTCCGACATCTTCAAGAACGCCCCCCGTGACCTCATCCGCGCCATCAGCCTCCAGCAGACCCTGCAGCTGCTCAAGACCGTCGTCGAGGTGGTCGAGGAACGCGTGCCCGATATCGCCCGCCCGGCCGAACAGTCGGCTCTGCGCGAGGCCGTGCTCATCTACTCCCGTGAGGTCGCCTTCGCCGCAGCCGACGTCTACGCCCGGGCAGCCGAAGCCCGCGGCAGCTGGGATGCCCGGTTGGAGGCCATGGTCATCGACGCCCTCGTGCGCGGAGACTCCGTCGATGAACTCGCCAGCCGCACCGCAGCCTTCGGCTGGCAGTCCGACGGCCCGGTCTGTGTCATCGTCGGCCGGGCACCCCAGCGGTCGGCGAAGAAGGGGCTCGAATCCGTCAGGCGCAAGTGCCGCCGCTGGGCCGATGACGCGCTCGTGGGCATCCATGACAATCGGCTGCTCATCGTCCTCGGCGGGGTCACCGAGCTCGACGCCGCCGTCGAGGACCTCTCCGACTGCTTCGGCCCCTCTGAAGTCATCGTCGGGCCGACGGTTCCGGCCCTCGCCGAGGCGGCCACCTCGGCGAAGGCCGCGATCCGGGCCCTCAAGGCCGCCACCGCCCGTCCTGACTCCCCCCGGCCGGTCAAGGCAGACGATCTGCTGCCCGAACGTGCCCTGTCCGGTGATGCGATGGCGCTGCACGAACTCATCGCACGCTATTACGAGCCGCTCACCTCGGGGACGGGACAGCTGCTCAAGACCGTCAGCGCCTATGTCGAGTTCGGCGCCTCCCTCGAAGCCACGGCCAAGGCCCTGTCCGTGCATCCGAACACCGTGCGCTACCGTCTGCGGAAGATCACGGACGCGATCGGACTCGATCCGACGACGTCGCGCGATGCCTTCGTCATCCATATCGCATTGGTGTACGGACGACTGTCAGAGGACGGCCTATTGTCGAACACCGACAAAACTCCTTGA
- a CDS encoding DUF3052 domain-containing protein, translating into MSNSASERTSSTSTLAAELGHNLGLNKGDYVQEIGYDDDVDQALCEAIESIIGDKIADGEEDDVYDVILMWWRSDDDDLIDGLVDAQATLKEGGVVWLLSPKANRPGHISPADISEAAPTAGMHVTSTVSAADDWAGFRLVGKKNYS; encoded by the coding sequence ATGAGCAACTCCGCTTCTGAAAGGACATCCTCCACTTCGACCCTCGCAGCCGAGCTGGGACACAACCTCGGGCTGAACAAGGGCGACTATGTGCAAGAGATCGGCTATGACGACGATGTCGACCAGGCACTCTGCGAGGCGATCGAGAGCATCATCGGCGATAAGATCGCAGACGGCGAAGAGGACGATGTCTACGACGTGATCCTCATGTGGTGGAGATCGGACGACGATGACCTCATCGACGGCCTCGTCGACGCCCAGGCCACCCTCAAGGAGGGCGGAGTCGTCTGGCTGCTCAGCCCCAAGGCCAACCGTCCCGGTCACATCAGCCCGGCCGATATCTCAGAAGCGGCGCCCACTGCCGGTATGCATGTGACCTCGACGGTCAGCGCCGCCGACGACTGGGCCGGATTCCGGCTCGTGGGCAAAAAGAACTATTCATGA
- the aceE gene encoding pyruvate dehydrogenase (acetyl-transferring), homodimeric type codes for MDNRNQGGPILNGLPSQVPDVDPEETEEWLASLDGLIDESGRSRARYVMLRLLERSRQKQIGVPSLTATDYVNTIGPENEPWFPGDEEVERRYRRWNRWNAAMLVHRAQRPGVEVGGHISTYASSATLYEVGLNHFFRGKDHPGGGDHIFYQGHASPGMYARAFLEGRMTADQLDGFRQQQSHFIDGKPQGLPSYPHPHQLPDFWEHPTVSMGLGPMNAITQAQFDKYLHNRGIKDTSQQQTWAFLGDGELDEPESRGMLHVAAFEELDNLNFVINCNLQRLDGPVRGNGKIMQELESYFRGAGWNVIKVVWGREWDALLAKDRDGALVNLMNVTPDGDYQTYKGESGGFVRDNFFGRDPRTKAMVENYSDEQIWNLKRGGHDYRKVYAAYKAAMEHTGQPTVILVKTVKGYSLGPHFEARNATHQMKKMTVEDLKLARDHFQIPISDKELEENPKLPPYYHPGVDAPEIEYMQERRAALGGYSPERRSTHIDLKMPSEKAFEAGRRGSGKQQIATTMGFVRILKDLMREKEFGHRIVPIIPDEARTFGMDSFFPTAKIYNPHGQNYISVDRDLFLAYKEATDGQLLHVGINESGATAALTAVGTSYATHGEPMIPFYIFYSMFGFQRTGDFFWAAGDQMARGFVLGATAGRTTLVAEGLQHGDGHSHLLASTYPSVVSYDPAYSYEIAHIVKDGIHRMYDPADERDPNVLYYITMYNEPMVQPAEPEDLDVEGVLKGLYLLKKGPDNGGPKVQLMASGVGVPWVLEAQELLDQDWGVSADVWSVTSWTELRRDGLDAENDRLKNPEAEPRVPYVTAKMAEAEGPVIATSDYMRAVPDQIRQYVPSHFTSLGTDGYAISDTRPAARRYYLVDGPSVVTQALLSLADTGAVPKEKAAEAAQKYQLDDVRAGASGSTEGAGA; via the coding sequence GTGGACAATCGGAATCAGGGCGGACCCATCCTCAACGGGCTGCCCAGCCAGGTGCCTGACGTCGACCCGGAGGAGACCGAGGAATGGCTGGCCTCCCTCGACGGCCTCATCGACGAGAGCGGTCGCTCCCGCGCGCGCTACGTCATGCTGCGTCTGCTCGAGCGCTCGCGCCAGAAGCAGATCGGGGTTCCCAGCCTCACCGCCACCGACTATGTCAACACCATCGGTCCGGAGAACGAACCCTGGTTCCCCGGTGATGAAGAGGTCGAGCGTCGCTACCGTCGCTGGAACCGCTGGAACGCCGCCATGCTAGTCCATCGCGCTCAGCGCCCGGGCGTCGAGGTCGGGGGCCACATCTCGACCTACGCCTCCTCAGCCACGCTGTACGAAGTCGGCCTCAACCACTTCTTCCGCGGTAAGGACCACCCCGGCGGCGGCGACCACATCTTCTATCAGGGCCATGCCTCGCCAGGAATGTACGCTCGCGCCTTCCTCGAAGGACGGATGACCGCCGATCAGCTCGACGGCTTCCGGCAGCAGCAGTCGCACTTCATCGACGGCAAACCGCAGGGTCTGCCGTCCTACCCGCATCCGCATCAGCTGCCCGACTTCTGGGAGCACCCGACGGTGTCGATGGGTCTGGGACCCATGAACGCCATCACGCAGGCCCAGTTCGACAAGTATCTGCACAACCGCGGCATCAAGGACACCTCCCAGCAGCAGACGTGGGCGTTCCTCGGTGACGGTGAGCTCGACGAACCCGAGAGCCGCGGCATGCTCCATGTCGCCGCGTTCGAGGAACTCGACAACCTCAACTTCGTCATCAACTGCAACCTGCAGCGACTCGACGGACCCGTCCGCGGCAACGGCAAGATCATGCAGGAGCTCGAGTCCTACTTCCGCGGTGCCGGATGGAACGTCATCAAGGTCGTCTGGGGTCGCGAATGGGACGCCCTGCTGGCCAAGGACCGTGACGGGGCTCTGGTCAATCTCATGAACGTCACCCCCGACGGCGACTACCAGACCTACAAGGGCGAATCCGGCGGGTTCGTCCGCGACAACTTCTTCGGCCGCGATCCGCGGACGAAGGCGATGGTCGAGAACTACAGTGACGAGCAGATCTGGAACCTCAAGCGCGGTGGTCACGACTACCGCAAGGTCTACGCCGCGTACAAGGCCGCGATGGAGCACACCGGCCAGCCGACCGTGATCCTCGTCAAGACCGTCAAGGGCTACTCGCTCGGACCGCACTTCGAGGCCCGCAATGCGACGCACCAGATGAAGAAGATGACGGTCGAGGACCTCAAACTCGCCCGTGACCACTTCCAGATCCCGATCTCGGACAAGGAGCTCGAGGAGAACCCGAAGCTTCCTCCGTACTACCACCCGGGAGTCGACGCACCGGAGATCGAGTACATGCAGGAGCGACGCGCCGCTCTCGGCGGGTACTCCCCCGAGCGTCGCAGCACCCACATCGATCTCAAGATGCCGTCCGAGAAGGCGTTCGAGGCCGGTCGTCGCGGTTCCGGCAAGCAGCAGATCGCGACCACGATGGGCTTTGTGCGCATCCTCAAGGACCTCATGCGGGAGAAGGAGTTCGGCCACCGGATCGTCCCGATCATCCCGGACGAGGCCCGCACCTTCGGCATGGACTCGTTCTTCCCGACGGCGAAGATCTACAACCCGCACGGCCAGAACTACATCTCTGTGGACCGGGACCTGTTCCTGGCCTACAAGGAAGCCACCGACGGTCAGCTGCTGCACGTGGGCATCAACGAGTCAGGCGCGACTGCCGCACTGACGGCGGTCGGCACCTCGTACGCCACGCACGGTGAGCCGATGATCCCGTTCTATATCTTCTACTCGATGTTCGGCTTCCAGCGCACCGGCGACTTCTTCTGGGCTGCCGGCGATCAGATGGCCCGCGGCTTCGTCCTCGGCGCCACCGCCGGACGCACCACCCTGGTGGCCGAGGGACTCCAGCACGGCGACGGACATTCGCACCTGCTCGCCTCGACGTACCCGTCGGTCGTCTCTTACGACCCGGCGTACAGCTACGAGATCGCTCATATCGTCAAGGACGGCATCCACCGGATGTACGATCCCGCCGATGAACGCGACCCGAACGTCCTCTACTACATCACGATGTACAACGAACCGATGGTGCAGCCGGCCGAGCCGGAGGACCTCGACGTCGAAGGCGTCCTCAAGGGCCTCTACCTGCTCAAGAAGGGACCCGACAACGGGGGCCCGAAGGTGCAGCTGATGGCCTCGGGCGTCGGAGTGCCGTGGGTCCTCGAAGCTCAGGAGCTGCTGGATCAGGACTGGGGAGTCTCTGCCGACGTGTGGTCGGTGACCTCGTGGACCGAGCTCCGCCGCGACGGACTCGATGCGGAGAACGATCGGCTGAAGAACCCCGAAGCCGAACCGCGCGTGCCCTACGTCACGGCGAAGATGGCCGAGGCCGAAGGCCCTGTCATCGCGACTTCGGACTACATGCGGGCCGTTCCCGACCAGATCCGCCAATACGTGCCCAGCCACTTCACCTCGCTCGGCACCGACGGCTACGCGATCTCGGACACCCGTCCGGCCGCCCGCCGCTACTACCTCGTCGACGGACCGTCGGTGGTCACCCAGGCCCTCCTCTCACTGGCCGACACCGGTGCAGTGCCGAAGGAGAAGGCCGCCGAGGCGGCGCAGAAGTACCAGCTCGACGACGTTCGTGCCGGCGCCTCGGGATCGACCGAGGGTGCAGGAGCCTGA
- a CDS encoding beta-ketoacyl-[acyl-carrier-protein] synthase family protein, whose amino-acid sequence MTSKVVVTGIGAVTPLGATVDATWEAILAGTSGVHTMDNDWSEKYGLAVDFAAQVDPQVVEDNLKRVQAKRLDPSSQFALISAREAMADAGLEETDPERTAVSWATGIGGVWTLLDAWDTLQEEGPRRVMPLTVPMLMPNGPAAAIGMEFKARAGVQTLVSACASSTESLGHAYDVLASGRADVIIAGGSEAAIHPITLAAFNSMQALSRRTDSPETASRPYDVDRDGFVMGEGAGALILETEEHAKARGAKIYAEVASWGISNDAYHITGGEPEGKHALAAMQQALDAGDLSASDIKHVNAHATSTPVGDIPESLAISELLGDSVAETLVSATKSMTGHLLGGTGAVEAILTVKALQTRTAPPTINIDEVDPKVVGINIVRDTPAELPSGDIAAITNSFGFGGHNAVVAFRSV is encoded by the coding sequence ATGACATCTAAAGTTGTCGTCACCGGCATCGGTGCGGTAACCCCCTTGGGCGCGACTGTCGATGCCACTTGGGAAGCCATTCTGGCCGGCACGTCCGGCGTCCACACGATGGACAACGATTGGTCCGAGAAGTACGGCCTCGCCGTCGACTTCGCCGCTCAGGTCGACCCACAGGTCGTCGAAGACAATCTCAAACGCGTTCAGGCCAAGCGTCTTGACCCTTCGAGCCAGTTCGCACTCATCTCCGCCCGTGAGGCCATGGCGGATGCCGGCCTCGAGGAGACCGACCCGGAACGCACCGCCGTCTCCTGGGCGACCGGCATCGGCGGAGTCTGGACCCTGCTCGACGCCTGGGACACTCTGCAGGAGGAGGGCCCGCGCCGGGTCATGCCCCTCACTGTTCCCATGCTCATGCCCAATGGACCGGCAGCGGCCATCGGCATGGAGTTCAAGGCTCGTGCCGGAGTGCAGACGCTCGTCTCGGCCTGCGCCTCATCCACCGAGAGCCTCGGCCACGCCTACGATGTGCTCGCTTCCGGCCGCGCCGACGTCATCATCGCCGGCGGGTCCGAAGCCGCGATTCACCCGATCACCCTGGCCGCGTTCAACTCGATGCAGGCGCTGTCGCGTCGCACGGACTCACCGGAGACCGCATCGAGGCCCTATGACGTCGACCGTGACGGATTCGTCATGGGTGAAGGCGCCGGTGCACTGATCCTCGAGACCGAGGAGCATGCGAAGGCCCGTGGTGCGAAGATCTACGCCGAGGTGGCCAGCTGGGGCATCTCGAACGACGCGTACCACATCACAGGTGGTGAGCCGGAGGGCAAGCACGCCCTGGCTGCCATGCAGCAGGCTCTCGACGCCGGCGACCTGTCGGCATCCGACATCAAGCACGTCAACGCCCACGCCACGTCGACTCCCGTCGGCGACATCCCGGAATCGCTGGCGATCAGCGAGCTCCTCGGCGACAGCGTCGCAGAGACCCTCGTCTCGGCCACGAAGTCGATGACCGGTCACCTCCTCGGTGGAACGGGCGCTGTCGAGGCGATCCTCACGGTCAAGGCACTGCAGACCCGCACCGCTCCCCCGACGATCAACATCGACGAGGTCGATCCGAAGGTCGTCGGCATCAACATCGTGCGGGACACTCCAGCGGAGCTTCCTTCGGGAGACATCGCAGCGATCACGAACTCGTTCGGCTTCGGCGGTCACAACGCCGTCGTCGCGTTCCGCTCCGTCTGA
- a CDS encoding beta-ketoacyl-ACP synthase III: MPTLKTAEPARFSRIAGIGAYRAENLVTNDDIAGPINSSDEWIRQRTGIITRRRASKDVGVLDMCEEAALEAIASSGLKPEDIGGIIISTVTFPYFTPSAAAALTDRLGTGPVPAWDISAACAGYCYGISQADALVRAGTMDNVLVIGAEKLSDVIDPEDRSISFILGDGAGAVVVTSSDEPGISKTVWGSKGENWSTIRMTDSLMDIRDDRDLPFPTLRQDGPTVFRWAVWDGAEVAKEALAASGVEASDLAAFIPHQANMRIIDELAKQLKLPESVVIARDIADNGNTSAASIPLATERLLREQPELSGGLALQMGFGAGLVYGAQVVRLP; the protein is encoded by the coding sequence ATGCCAACACTGAAGACAGCCGAGCCGGCGCGGTTCTCCCGCATCGCGGGAATCGGCGCCTACCGCGCCGAGAACCTCGTCACCAACGACGACATCGCCGGACCGATCAACTCCTCCGACGAATGGATCCGCCAGCGCACCGGCATCATCACGCGTCGACGTGCGAGCAAGGACGTCGGCGTCCTCGACATGTGCGAAGAGGCGGCCCTCGAGGCCATCGCCTCCTCCGGGCTCAAGCCCGAGGACATCGGCGGCATCATCATCTCCACCGTCACCTTCCCGTACTTCACCCCGTCGGCGGCCGCCGCGCTCACCGATCGCCTCGGCACCGGCCCGGTGCCTGCGTGGGACATCAGCGCCGCCTGCGCGGGATACTGCTACGGAATCTCGCAGGCCGATGCCCTGGTGCGCGCCGGCACGATGGACAACGTGCTCGTCATCGGTGCCGAGAAGCTCTCGGACGTCATCGATCCCGAGGACCGTTCGATCTCGTTCATCCTCGGCGACGGGGCGGGAGCCGTCGTGGTCACCTCATCGGACGAACCGGGCATCTCGAAGACCGTCTGGGGATCCAAGGGTGAGAACTGGTCGACGATCCGCATGACCGACTCCCTCATGGACATCCGCGACGACCGTGATCTGCCGTTCCCCACCCTGCGTCAGGACGGACCGACCGTCTTCCGCTGGGCCGTCTGGGACGGCGCCGAGGTGGCCAAGGAAGCGCTCGCCGCGTCGGGAGTCGAAGCGAGCGATCTTGCCGCCTTCATCCCCCATCAGGCGAACATGCGCATCATCGACGAACTCGCCAAGCAGCTGAAGCTGCCCGAGTCCGTCGTCATCGCACGTGATATCGCCGACAACGGGAACACCTCGGCGGCGTCGATTCCGCTCGCCACCGAGCGTCTCCTGCGCGAGCAGCCCGAACTCAGCGGGGGCTTGGCCCTGCAGATGGGCTTCGGAGCGGGACTCGTCTACGGTGCACAGGTCGTGCGCCTGCCCTGA
- a CDS encoding DUF3145 domain-containing protein, whose translation MTQGVLFVHSAPRALCPHIEWAAGGAIGAQARFDWTPQPAAPGLVRAEVCWRAPAGSGARIASALRGWDSLRYEVTEEPSAGVDGGRWSHTPDLGIYHAVTDTAGNILVPEDRIRSVMERAAGDPAKFSAEMATALGEAWDEELDAFRHAGEGAPVRWLTKVG comes from the coding sequence ATGACACAGGGCGTACTCTTCGTCCACTCAGCACCTCGTGCGCTGTGCCCTCACATCGAATGGGCCGCGGGCGGGGCGATCGGCGCGCAAGCACGCTTCGACTGGACACCCCAGCCGGCAGCACCCGGACTCGTGCGTGCAGAAGTCTGCTGGCGTGCGCCTGCAGGGTCCGGAGCCCGTATCGCTTCAGCGTTGCGCGGGTGGGACTCGCTCCGCTATGAGGTCACCGAAGAACCCTCAGCAGGTGTCGACGGCGGCCGCTGGAGCCATACCCCGGATCTCGGCATCTACCACGCTGTCACCGACACGGCCGGCAACATCCTCGTCCCCGAAGACCGCATCCGCTCCGTCATGGAACGTGCCGCAGGTGACCCTGCGAAATTCTCCGCAGAGATGGCAACTGCACTCGGCGAGGCGTGGGACGAAGAACTCGACGCCTTCCGTCACGCCGGTGAGGGCGCGCCCGTCCGCTGGCTGACCAAGGTCGGCTGA